One window from the genome of Musa acuminata AAA Group cultivar baxijiao chromosome BXJ1-4, Cavendish_Baxijiao_AAA, whole genome shotgun sequence encodes:
- the LOC135651598 gene encoding uncharacterized protein LOC135651598 isoform X1 yields MASAESNLIESPVVSKKDPAWKYNYLKDPKDPNAVTCIFCDKTTRGGIFRAKQHLVGNFKNAAACKKCPPEVKEELLNYMNEKKTQKNESYGNLPEDNVEHIRDEEEDYSTSINPSEKRVYDKKGKEVMSTKKGRKGPMDLYMLQGSQKQQGQAGGSKLRQTNISDACDKEIRGRTIQHIARFFYQAGLPLSTTRLDSFKDMIEAIGRYGAGLKPPSYYEMRVPLLQKELNYTNDLLKGHKESWATRGCSIMSDVWTDRRRRSIINFMVNCSLGTMFVKSIDASSFVKSGDKIYDLLDNFVEEIGEQNIVQIITDNGSNYVLAGKLLESKRQHLYWTPCAAHCIDLMLEDIGKILEIKKTLERAIFVVGFLYNHIGALNMMREFTGNKELVRHGVTRFATSFLTLQSVHRQKHTLRNMFTSEKWVTSKWAKEAKGKRAADIILMPSFWNHVVYILKVMGPLVRVLRLVDNENKSAMGYIYEAMDRAKETIKRSFNENEEKYEKIFTIIDERWNCQLHRPLHAAGYYLNPEFFYKIKSVGFDAEVLSGLYQCVARLVPSIEVQDKIIHELSLYKNAEGLFGIPIAVRSRTTTSPAEWWSLFGNSTPNLQKFAIKVLSLTCSASGCERNWSVFEHIHSKRRNRLEHQRLHDLVYIKYNQALKTRHDLKNRFDSISLQDIDDSNEWLVGEMGANLQDAEDELVFEDDRLTWGDVARASGAGELQTYTRQMSKRKMSAKASSSAPAIVEDIENETYLDEEEGIEEQEEEDEFNEDDLCENDDNIDYDE; encoded by the exons atggcaagtgcaGAAAGCAACTTAATAGAGTCTCCagtggtatcaaaaaaagatcctgcatggaagtataattatttgaaggatccgaaagatcctaatgcagtgacttgcatattctgtgataagactaccagaggtggtatttttcgtgcaaaacaacatctagtaggaaatttcaagaatgcagcagcttgcaaaaaatgtccacctgaggtaaaagaagagttgctgaattatatgaatgaaaagaagacacaaaagaatgaatcttatgggaatttaccagaagacaatgttgaacatatcagagatgaagaagaagattattctacgagtattaacccaagtgaaaaaagagtatacgacaaaaagggaaaagaagttatgagtactaagaaaggtagaaaaggaccgatggatctatatatgcttcaaggatcccagaaacaacaagggcaagcaggaggctcaaaattgagacaaacaaatataagtgatgcttgtgataaagaaataagaggaagaacaattcagcacattgctcgcttcttttatcaggctggtcttccccttagtacaactcgtttagacagttttaaggatatgattgaagctattggaagatatggtgcaggattaaaacctccaagttattatgagatgcgagttccattgctgcaaaaagagttgaattatacaaatgacttactaaagggtcataaagaatcatgggcaacacgtggttgctctattatgtcagatgtttggactgacaggaggcgcaggagtataattaattttatggttaattgttctttggggactatgtttgtgaagtcaatagatgcttcatcttttgtaaaatctggagacaagatatatgatttacttgacaacttcgtggaagaaattggagaacaaaatatcgttcaaatcataaccgacaatggaagcaactatgttttagctg gtaaattgcttgaatcaaaaagacaacacttgtattggactccatgtgcagcacattgtattgatttaatgttggaagatattggaaagatcttagaaatcaagaaaaccttagaaagggcaatttttgttgttggatttctttataatcacattggggctttgaatatgatgagagaatttacagggaataaagaattagtgagacatggtgttacccgatttgctacttcattcttgacattacagagcgtgcatcgtcaaaaacatactctgagaaatatgtttacctctgagaaatgggtgacaagcaaatgggcaaaagaagcaaaaggcaagagggctgctgatatcatcttaatgccatccttttggaatcatgtagtttatatattaaaggtaatgggccctcttgttcgagtccttcggttggtggataatgaaaataagtctgcaatgggatatatttatgaggctatggatagagcaaaggagacgattaaaagatcttttaatgaaaatgaagaaaaatatgagaaaatttttacaatcattgacgaaagatggaattgtcaacttcatcgtcccttacatgcagcaggatattatttgaaccctgaattcttttataagattaaatctgttggatttgatgcagaagttttgagtgggttatatcagtgtgttgcaagattagttcccagcattgaggttcaagataagattattcatgaattatctttatataaaaatgctgaaggtctttttggaattccaattgccgttcgatccaggacaactacctctccag ctgaatggtggagtctatttggaaattccaccccgaacttacagaaatttgctatcaaagtacttagtttgacatgtagtgcttcgggttgtgagcgaaactggagtgtctttgagcat attcactcgaagagaagaaatcggttagaacatcaacgattgcacgatcttgtttacataaagtataatcaagctttgaagactcgtcatgatttgaaaaatagatttgattcaatctcattgcaagatattgatgattcaaatgagtggttagtaggagaaatgggtgctaacttgcaagatgctgaagacgagcttgtatttgaagatgatagattgacgtggggagatgtggcaagagcttcaggtgctggagaattacaaacatatacaagacagatgtcaaagagaaaaatgagtgcaaaagcatcaagctcggctcctgctattgttgaagacatagagaatgaaacatatcttgatgaagaggaaggaatcgaagaacaagaggaagaagacgaattcaatgaagatgatttgtgtgaaaatgacgataatattgattatgatgaatga